A region from the Leptospira venezuelensis genome encodes:
- a CDS encoding phosphoribosyl-AMP cyclohydrolase — MLTIIWAGGQPGKISELRRMTQEEWEYLRQDLPTNVKTFIDCDEDTILISHPDFAEKELVEITNINGLKFSDGLIPVITKDEKGLFLMQAFSNPESLGLSLKESLGIYFSRSRNQLWRKGDTSGHIQKLRRILAPQDGSFVVYEVEQEGAACHEGYYSCFFREQDRAGNKNLVPEIPFLGK; from the coding sequence GGAAAAATTTCGGAATTAAGAAGAATGACCCAAGAAGAATGGGAATATCTTCGCCAGGATCTTCCGACTAACGTCAAAACTTTTATAGACTGCGACGAAGATACAATCCTAATTTCTCATCCTGATTTTGCGGAAAAGGAATTGGTAGAGATCACCAATATTAACGGGCTAAAATTTTCAGACGGCCTGATACCAGTAATTACTAAAGATGAGAAAGGCCTCTTTTTGATGCAGGCATTCTCCAATCCCGAAAGTCTAGGACTCAGTCTTAAGGAATCCCTTGGAATTTATTTCAGCAGATCTAGGAACCAGCTTTGGAGAAAGGGAGATACTTCCGGACATATCCAAAAACTGAGAAGGATCTTAGCCCCTCAAGATGGAAGTTTTGTTGTGTACGAAGTGGAACAGGAAGGTGCAGCCTGTCACGAAGGGTATTACTCCTGTTTTTTCAGAGAGCAAGATAGAGCTGGGAATAAAAACTTAGTCCCGGAGATTCCTTTTTTAGGGAAGTAG